In one Rhodococcus sp. B50 genomic region, the following are encoded:
- a CDS encoding ABC transporter ATP-binding protein: MATVTFDGVTRHYSGAPRPAVDGLDLDIADGEFLVLVGPSGCGKTTSLRMLAGLEEIDAGHLFIGDTDVTDVESSRRDIAMVFQNYALYPHMTVADNMGFALKIAGVSKDERTRRVTEAARMLDLEQHLGRKPSALSGGQRQRVAMGRAIVRNPQVFLMDEPLSNLDAKLRVQTRNEISRLTRRLGVTTVYVTHDQVEAMTMGDRVAVLDGGLLQQVDTPRALYERPANRFVAGFIGSPAMSLFDLPLVDGGVDFAGTVVPVERTVSRAVTSGQVTVGVRPESAHLTGDSDGVDMIVDAVEVLGADAYLYGRVTGAEYSYPLTVRTDGNNHPAVDTTVRVRPDASAVHLFDGVTGRRLSA; encoded by the coding sequence GTGGCAACAGTTACTTTCGACGGCGTCACCCGGCACTATTCCGGCGCGCCCCGTCCCGCGGTCGACGGGCTCGACCTCGACATCGCCGACGGCGAGTTCCTCGTGCTCGTGGGCCCGTCCGGTTGCGGCAAGACGACCTCATTGCGCATGCTCGCCGGTCTCGAGGAAATCGATGCGGGGCATCTGTTCATCGGCGACACCGACGTCACCGATGTCGAGTCCTCGCGACGCGACATTGCGATGGTCTTCCAGAACTACGCGCTCTATCCGCACATGACCGTCGCGGACAACATGGGATTCGCCCTGAAGATCGCCGGGGTCTCGAAGGACGAACGCACCCGCCGCGTGACGGAGGCAGCGCGCATGCTCGATCTCGAACAGCATCTCGGGCGTAAGCCCTCCGCACTGTCCGGTGGACAACGTCAGCGGGTGGCGATGGGACGCGCCATCGTCCGCAATCCGCAGGTCTTCCTCATGGACGAGCCGCTGTCGAATCTGGATGCCAAGCTGCGTGTGCAGACCCGGAACGAGATCTCGCGGCTGACACGCCGTCTCGGCGTCACCACCGTGTACGTCACGCATGACCAGGTCGAGGCGATGACGATGGGCGACCGTGTCGCAGTGCTCGACGGAGGGCTCCTGCAGCAGGTCGACACCCCGCGCGCGCTCTACGAACGTCCGGCGAACCGGTTCGTCGCCGGGTTCATCGGATCACCGGCCATGAGTCTGTTCGATCTGCCGCTCGTCGACGGTGGCGTCGACTTCGCGGGTACCGTCGTTCCGGTGGAGCGGACGGTCTCGAGAGCGGTCACGAGCGGGCAGGTCACGGTGGGTGTTCGACCCGAATCCGCGCATCTCACCGGGGATTCCGACGGTGTGGACATGATCGTCGATGCCGTGGAGGTTCTCGGTGCCGATGCCTATCTGTACGGACGGGTGACCGGTGCGGAGTACTCGTACCCGCTCACCGTGCGCACCGACGGAAACAATCATCCTGCGGTGGACACGACGGTGCGCGTGCGTCCGGATGCGTCGGCGGTGCACCTCTTCGATGGGGTCACCGGTCGTCGGCTGAGCGCATAG
- a CDS encoding HAD family hydrolase, whose amino-acid sequence MSQTDTDRTPRVQIDTGVHAVLWDMDGTLVDTEPYWFRAETMLTAEHGVPWTHEQAAALVGNSLPTSAAILREAGVGLGIRQIIDTLVDSVVEQVREAVPWRPGARELLAEIRDADVPCVMVTMSERKLASEIHRLLPSGTFEFVISGDMVERGKPDPQPYDLAVERLSATRGVLSRERIVAIEDSLPGLASAKAAGVVTLGVPNMVALPDGPGHTLWPTLEGRGLADLGRLLDAA is encoded by the coding sequence GTGAGCCAGACGGACACCGACCGGACACCGCGGGTGCAGATCGACACCGGCGTCCATGCCGTGCTGTGGGACATGGACGGCACGCTCGTCGACACCGAACCGTACTGGTTCCGGGCCGAGACCATGCTCACAGCCGAACACGGTGTTCCGTGGACTCACGAGCAGGCGGCCGCACTGGTGGGCAACTCGCTGCCCACGTCCGCTGCGATCCTGCGGGAGGCCGGCGTCGGCCTCGGAATTCGGCAGATCATCGACACCTTGGTCGACTCCGTGGTCGAGCAGGTCCGTGAGGCCGTGCCGTGGCGCCCGGGCGCCCGGGAACTGCTCGCCGAGATCCGGGATGCCGACGTCCCGTGTGTCATGGTCACGATGAGCGAGCGAAAGCTGGCCTCCGAGATTCACCGGCTCCTGCCCTCCGGCACCTTCGAATTCGTGATCAGTGGCGACATGGTCGAGCGCGGGAAGCCCGATCCGCAGCCCTACGATCTGGCCGTGGAACGACTCTCCGCGACCCGCGGAGTCCTCTCGCGTGAGCGGATCGTGGCCATCGAGGACTCGCTGCCCGGTCTCGCGTCGGCCAAGGCGGCGGGTGTCGTGACCCTCGGTGTGCCGAACATGGTGGCCTTGCCCGACGGTCCCGGCCACACGCTGTGGCCGACACTCGAAGGTCGTGGTCTCGCCGACCTCGGTCGTTTGCTCGACGCGGCCTGA
- a CDS encoding DeoR/GlpR family DNA-binding transcription regulator: protein MPSKAISTSRQERLDAIIEVLLADDTTSAQALAETFGVSLMTVHRDLDELQRRGIVRKFRGGVSVARTSTYEISAALRRRLAVPEKSAIAAAAARTVTPGSSILLDDSTTVAIMVDHLLDVEDLHVVTNYLPTLTRLGRAATGVGSSTVTGLGGTYNVSHESFLGVGAVSAIRALRVDVAFLSTTTVDTEGLYHQEESIVAVKSAMIRSARRSVLLADSTKLGATSLHRICDWDVVDELITDAGAPVDLLDTIRARGVQVTTVDAERDENATACSEREQGAEEHDEENT from the coding sequence GTGCCCTCGAAAGCCATCAGCACGTCACGCCAGGAACGGCTCGATGCGATCATCGAAGTGCTGCTCGCCGACGACACGACCTCGGCGCAGGCGCTCGCCGAGACGTTCGGGGTCTCGCTCATGACCGTCCACCGCGATCTCGACGAACTTCAGCGCCGCGGCATCGTCCGCAAGTTCCGTGGTGGAGTCAGCGTGGCGCGTACGAGCACGTACGAGATCAGTGCCGCGCTGCGCCGACGCCTGGCCGTGCCGGAGAAATCTGCGATCGCCGCAGCGGCGGCCCGCACGGTGACGCCCGGAAGTTCGATCCTGCTCGACGATTCGACCACGGTGGCGATCATGGTCGACCACTTGCTCGACGTCGAGGACCTGCACGTGGTCACCAACTATCTGCCCACCCTCACCCGTCTCGGGCGTGCCGCCACCGGAGTGGGAAGCAGCACCGTGACGGGACTCGGAGGCACCTACAACGTGAGTCACGAATCGTTCCTCGGGGTCGGCGCCGTGAGTGCGATCCGGGCGCTCCGCGTCGACGTCGCCTTCCTGTCCACCACGACGGTCGACACAGAAGGCCTCTACCATCAGGAGGAATCGATCGTGGCGGTCAAGTCCGCCATGATCCGCTCCGCGCGCCGCAGTGTGCTGCTGGCCGATTCGACCAAGCTCGGGGCCACGTCGCTCCACCGCATCTGCGACTGGGACGTCGTCGACGAGTTGATCACCGATGCCGGTGCTCCCGTCGACCTGCTCGACACGATCCGTGCCCGCGGGGTGCAGGTGACCACGGTCGACGCCGAACGGGACGAGAACGCAACCGCCTGCTCCGAACGAGAGCAGGGCGCCGAAGAACACGACGAGGAGAACACGTGA